Below is a genomic region from Planctomycetaceae bacterium.
GTCAGAATGACAGAGGATTTCCACACCTACTCACTGGCTGAGAAAGACATGTTTCAGATTACTGACGTCGATGACATTCTGAGAGTTTTTCACGAGCGAGGGAATCGCCACTATGGCGAAGAGGTGTCTGAACTGCAACACGCCCTTCAGGCCGCTGAATTTGCCGGGCAGTTTGGTGAGCCGGAAGGCGTGGTGCTCTCCTGCCTGCTGCACGACTTTGGTCATATGCTGCACGATCTGGGCGAGGAAATTGCCGGTCAGGGAGTTGATGCGCGACATGAAGAGCTGGGAGCAACCCTGCTTGAGAGTCATTTTCCGAAGGAGATTGTCGACCCCATTCGCCTTCACGTTGCCGCCAAGCGTTATCTGTGCTGGCAGGATCCTGGTTACTCAGAAGGATTGTCTCCGTCATCAAAGCTCAGTCTGAATTTGCAGGGAGGTCCCATGTCAAACCTGGAAGCAACAGAATTCGAACGTTTGCCGCACTATCAGCAGGCTGTCCGGGTTCGTCGCTACGACGACATGGCAAAAGTACCCGAAATGCAAACCGCGGATCTGAGCCACTATCGTGCTCTGATAGCGAAATACATGCGATGACACAGCCGTTCATTCCCGGACCCTGACCGG
It encodes:
- a CDS encoding HD domain-containing protein, yielding MFQITDVDDILRVFHERGNRHYGEEVSELQHALQAAEFAGQFGEPEGVVLSCLLHDFGHMLHDLGEEIAGQGVDARHEELGATLLESHFPKEIVDPIRLHVAAKRYLCWQDPGYSEGLSPSSKLSLNLQGGPMSNLEATEFERLPHYQQAVRVRRYDDMAKVPEMQTADLSHYRALIAKYMR